The following coding sequences lie in one Cupriavidus taiwanensis LMG 19424 genomic window:
- a CDS encoding DUF262 domain-containing protein: MNQGENASERDVEGLDEGSGDGWGEYPLDAVFVRTETRSVSEVVKRIQNQRYVLDPDFQRDFVWPNPKQSKLIESCVMRIPLPVFYVAEALDGRIIVVDGLQRLTTFARFLGDELKLTGLASDNVGLGAHVLEGKYFKDLPLNLQERVQDTQLTMYILDAKAPERARLDIFERVNSGEPLTRQQMRNALYNGPATQWLKQAAESDAFRSATGQSLNAKTMRDREAINRFCAFKLLGRKQYTAGDMDRFLAEGLRALTRLSQAEREELLFSFERVMALNRALFSDHAFRKSLASQNPGAGRSVINISLFEVCSVTMSDDGFSNLESRHDALREAIVDLVRDEEFARAITYSTNSTAAVQKRFEAMESTLSKVAQK, translated from the coding sequence ATGAACCAAGGCGAAAACGCGAGCGAACGAGACGTTGAGGGATTGGACGAGGGCTCCGGCGATGGATGGGGCGAATACCCTTTAGATGCGGTATTCGTTCGGACGGAGACTCGCTCCGTTTCCGAGGTCGTCAAGCGCATACAAAATCAACGCTACGTTCTTGATCCGGACTTTCAGCGAGATTTCGTGTGGCCAAATCCGAAGCAGTCCAAGCTAATCGAGAGTTGCGTGATGCGCATCCCTCTCCCCGTTTTCTATGTTGCGGAAGCTCTGGACGGTCGGATAATCGTTGTCGATGGCCTGCAACGTCTGACCACCTTCGCTCGTTTTCTAGGTGACGAGTTGAAGTTGACTGGTTTAGCGAGCGACAACGTAGGACTAGGTGCTCACGTGCTCGAGGGAAAGTACTTCAAAGACTTGCCTCTCAACTTGCAGGAACGTGTTCAGGATACGCAGCTCACTATGTATATCTTGGATGCAAAAGCCCCCGAGCGAGCGCGACTCGACATCTTCGAACGGGTGAACAGTGGTGAACCGCTTACGCGTCAGCAGATGCGAAATGCGCTTTATAACGGACCGGCGACCCAATGGCTTAAGCAAGCGGCCGAAAGCGACGCGTTTCGCTCCGCGACGGGCCAGTCTCTCAATGCGAAAACCATGCGCGATCGGGAGGCTATCAATCGGTTCTGTGCCTTCAAACTTCTTGGCCGGAAACAATACACTGCTGGAGACATGGATCGGTTTCTTGCCGAAGGGCTAAGAGCACTTACACGTCTTAGTCAAGCAGAGAGGGAAGAACTTTTATTCTCCTTCGAGAGAGTCATGGCCTTGAACCGAGCCTTATTCAGCGACCATGCGTTTCGTAAATCCCTCGCGTCGCAAAACCCAGGCGCCGGGCGCAGTGTCATTAATATCTCCCTGTTCGAAGTATGCTCCGTCACGATGTCTGATGATGGCTTTTCGAATCTCGAATCGCGGCACGACGCCCTACGTGAAGCCATCGTTGACCTTGTCCGAGACGAAGAATTTGCACGCGCAATTACCTATTCGACCAACAGCACTGCAGCTGTTCAAAAGCGTTTCGAGGCAATGGAATCCACTCTCTCGAAGGTGGCGCAAAAATGA
- a CDS encoding AAA family ATPase — MIKTLDIENFKCFSSLRLRFGALTLLTGFNAGGKSSAVQPLLLLAQALRTSASAQKLPLNGPIVHLGTVGDVLPANASGSSLAFKVAGVEHEVTWTTSARASERHLEVTESRICDVAGSTNTPPTEAIKEPSTEVCRSITGLSYLSAVRDGLTDAYPMPESDEEVTDVGADGRFAPYWYDRYVDDEVQVARRHPGEPASSLRKQVDAWLATLFPHAQANVHHVPQVSLESLQFRISDFGAWRRPANVGYGFTYAFPILIALLAANDGQMIVIDSPEAHLHPFAQSQMGRLLAHFAAAGLQVVVETHSDHLLNGVRLAVKEGLLPPDELCVHFFSGTTETGHGVLTLAVDNEGRIASWPEGFFDQSEKDLARLSGWE; from the coding sequence ATGATTAAGACGCTCGATATCGAGAATTTCAAGTGCTTCTCAAGTCTGCGCTTGCGTTTCGGCGCTTTAACTCTGCTGACTGGCTTCAATGCTGGCGGAAAATCAAGTGCCGTCCAGCCGCTGCTCCTCTTGGCGCAAGCTTTGCGGACATCGGCATCAGCACAAAAGTTACCTTTGAATGGTCCAATTGTGCATTTAGGCACCGTTGGTGATGTACTGCCGGCGAATGCTTCTGGATCAAGTTTGGCTTTCAAGGTTGCAGGCGTGGAACACGAGGTCACGTGGACGACCTCGGCTCGCGCGAGTGAAAGACATCTCGAGGTGACTGAATCACGCATTTGCGATGTTGCCGGTTCAACGAATACGCCGCCTACCGAAGCCATTAAGGAGCCCTCGACTGAGGTTTGCCGTTCGATTACAGGGCTTTCCTACCTGAGCGCCGTGCGCGATGGCCTTACCGACGCTTACCCCATGCCCGAATCTGATGAGGAAGTGACAGATGTGGGCGCTGACGGTAGGTTTGCTCCGTACTGGTACGATCGGTATGTTGACGATGAAGTGCAAGTTGCGCGTCGACATCCTGGCGAGCCTGCGAGTTCCCTTCGCAAACAGGTTGACGCTTGGTTAGCTACGCTCTTTCCTCACGCACAAGCTAATGTCCATCACGTCCCCCAGGTATCACTGGAAAGCCTGCAGTTTCGCATTTCCGATTTTGGAGCCTGGCGGAGACCCGCCAACGTCGGCTACGGATTTACCTACGCTTTCCCTATTCTCATTGCTCTGCTAGCAGCTAACGATGGGCAAATGATAGTGATTGACAGTCCGGAGGCTCACCTGCATCCATTTGCCCAGTCGCAAATGGGCCGACTGCTCGCCCACTTCGCAGCTGCCGGCTTACAAGTTGTAGTAGAGACCCACAGCGACCACCTGCTGAACGGTGTGCGCCTCGCCGTGAAAGAAGGCCTGCTTCCACCGGATGAATTATGCGTCCACTTTTTTAGTGGAACGACAGAGACCGGACACGGGGTACTAACGCTAGCTGTCGATAATGAAGGTCGCATCGCCAGTTGGCCAGAAGGATTTTTTGACCAGTCTGAAAAAGACTTGGCTCGGCTCTCAGGTTGGGAGTGA
- a CDS encoding SET domain-containing protein, with amino-acid sequence MDDDRQPEPEDYFECLGVDVTNTGLGEATRRIKAGNEATAFSFPGGVIEFGRSPLPVDHGIAEDRRGTYEVENLWALDSLATSAMNAGVEPTNWQQLVVAARERFPRLHIPNSLYENSVLAKEPFEAPIRDRAMALFKHLDDYMAGRMPDGSEGPNARAIVDQFFTGDRALFSGESPTNKRTFKQEMTFPDPDDASKEIFAHWHGKISHRYFRLHFEWPVAVDATRLKILYLGPKITKD; translated from the coding sequence TTGGATGACGATCGCCAGCCTGAACCGGAAGATTATTTTGAGTGTCTGGGTGTCGACGTTACTAACACCGGCTTGGGGGAAGCGACGAGGCGCATCAAAGCAGGTAATGAAGCTACTGCGTTTAGTTTTCCGGGTGGTGTGATCGAGTTTGGGAGATCACCGCTTCCAGTGGATCATGGCATTGCGGAAGACCGTCGAGGGACTTACGAAGTCGAAAACCTCTGGGCGCTTGATAGCCTCGCGACTTCCGCCATGAACGCTGGAGTGGAGCCGACCAACTGGCAACAGCTTGTAGTGGCTGCGCGCGAGAGATTTCCCAGACTGCACATTCCCAATAGTCTCTATGAGAATAGTGTACTTGCCAAGGAACCCTTTGAGGCACCGATACGGGACCGAGCAATGGCACTCTTCAAACACCTTGATGACTATATGGCCGGGCGTATGCCTGATGGCTCAGAAGGCCCCAACGCTCGCGCTATTGTCGATCAGTTCTTCACTGGGGATAGAGCTCTATTCTCGGGGGAATCACCTACAAATAAACGCACATTCAAGCAAGAGATGACCTTTCCCGATCCGGACGATGCAAGCAAGGAGATATTTGCACACTGGCATGGGAAAATCAGCCACCGCTATTTCCGATTGCATTTCGAATGGCCGGTTGCAGTCGATGCAACGAGGCTGAAAATCCTCTATCTGGGGCCCAAGATCACGAAGGACTGA
- a CDS encoding H-NS histone family protein gives MTTKTERAEAICWIQAQMADYGLTMEELGAAGCFDPPPPPPSPAAAPVCYRNAEGLTWDGQGEMPSWLKRAVNAGQSVEFFRVG, from the coding sequence ATGACCACGAAAACTGAGCGGGCGGAGGCGATCTGCTGGATCCAGGCGCAGATGGCCGACTACGGCTTGACCATGGAGGAACTGGGGGCGGCGGGGTGCTTTGATCCGCCGCCGCCCCCTCCGTCCCCTGCGGCGGCGCCGGTCTGCTACCGCAACGCGGAAGGGCTGACCTGGGACGGGCAGGGCGAGATGCCGTCGTGGCTAAAGCGGGCGGTCAATGCCGGGCAGAGCGTGGAGTTTTTCCGGGTAGGATAA
- a CDS encoding competence protein CoiA family protein, giving the protein MINPDEIHAPGSGDELVYPPALTLHGGTEAMLTFALDGMGVLRHVDAVPNGKQCGCVCPACNEPLIARHGAVRAHSFAHDSGAECRWAHETVLHHLAKVLIAQRGEFAVPGVDVVVERQGPVIPIRARGSLPGRTIYPQSVALEHLLFDVRPDVVITYGDRLLLVEIAVTHKVGQSKLARLQELGHAAVEIDLSRQRPSTVGELAAVLFRNDPRKKWLVNRKQDELRARLEAQCEADYQKHLEETRAFEARVAAWRSKEDCVANSFKEQTAEPLRVAEPSLAARTSLPGVRYAVSGGALVLYNGADNCLRIAIEGQPEALRDAVEQLSFGSDAVGYAMTKSAWARLMSEQGHRFGTITNDYEPPSEGTA; this is encoded by the coding sequence TTGATCAACCCAGACGAAATACACGCGCCCGGGTCGGGCGACGAGCTTGTTTATCCGCCCGCATTGACGTTGCATGGCGGTACCGAAGCGATGCTGACTTTCGCCCTGGACGGCATGGGCGTCCTGCGCCACGTCGATGCGGTACCAAACGGCAAGCAATGTGGTTGCGTCTGCCCCGCCTGCAACGAGCCACTGATCGCCCGCCATGGGGCCGTGCGGGCTCACTCGTTCGCGCACGACTCCGGTGCGGAATGTCGGTGGGCACACGAGACTGTGCTTCATCACCTGGCCAAGGTACTGATTGCACAACGAGGGGAGTTTGCGGTACCGGGCGTTGACGTGGTGGTTGAGCGCCAGGGCCCGGTGATTCCGATTCGGGCCAGGGGATCACTGCCGGGACGGACTATCTATCCGCAATCGGTCGCCTTGGAGCACTTGCTCTTTGACGTGCGGCCCGACGTGGTGATCACCTATGGTGACCGGCTGCTGCTCGTCGAGATTGCCGTGACCCATAAGGTTGGGCAGTCGAAGCTCGCCCGCCTGCAAGAACTCGGTCATGCCGCGGTCGAGATCGATCTGAGTCGCCAGCGACCGTCGACGGTTGGCGAACTGGCGGCGGTGCTATTCCGGAATGATCCTCGCAAGAAGTGGCTGGTGAATCGAAAGCAGGACGAGCTCCGCGCACGTCTGGAAGCCCAATGCGAAGCAGATTATCAGAAGCACCTCGAGGAGACGCGGGCTTTCGAGGCAAGAGTCGCAGCGTGGCGGTCCAAAGAAGACTGTGTTGCCAATAGCTTCAAGGAGCAGACTGCCGAGCCGCTGCGCGTAGCAGAACCATCATTGGCAGCGCGTACCTCTTTGCCGGGCGTGCGGTACGCGGTTAGCGGAGGCGCGCTCGTCTTGTACAACGGGGCTGACAATTGTCTCCGGATCGCTATCGAGGGACAGCCGGAGGCGTTACGCGATGCCGTTGAACAGTTGAGCTTTGGTTCCGACGCAGTCGGCTATGCCATGACGAAATCGGCATGGGCTCGCCTGATGAGCGAGCAAGGTCATCGGTTTGGCACCATTACCAACGACTATGAACCACCCAGTGAGGGGACGGCGTGA